ATAGGTAATAATCTTTTCCGAACAGAATATTCTTGAGCCAATACGCTTGCAAGCTCGGAAACAAATGGAGCTTTAATTTCTTGAGTGACTTCTCTTTCTCCAAGAAAAACTTTTCCTGATAATGATTCTTGGCGATATCTTTCATTAATAAATGAAGTAAAGCGTTCAATACTACCAAGATCTTTTTCTTTTAAATTAGCTTCATGGAACAATAAAGCTAAAGAACGATAAATTGCACCCGTAGTAACGTATATCCAACCAAGTTTTGTCGCAACAATTTTGGCAACTGTGCTTTTACCTGAGCCTGCAGGGCCATCAATTGTAATAACTTTTAATTTTTGTGCCAAGTCATGATCTGGATGCATGCGATTCCTTTTAATTGAGACCCATTGAGGATTCTACATCTTCCCAAGATTCGTCCCATGCTGCAACTGGTGCTTTATCAACACGGAATGGAGATATTGCTGGCATATTTTGGACGTTGCCAATTTTGAAATATTTTTTGATTCTATCTTGTTTAAGTTCATCTTTGCTCATTTTCGAAAGACTCACTAAGTTTTTTTCGACAGCATCACCGATGGATTCTATCGCTTCTTTGGTTTTCCAGTGGGCACCGCCAAGAGGCTCTTTAATAATCTCATCAATGACCTTATTTTTAAGAGCAACTTCTGCAGTTAAACCAAGAATATTAGCCGCTCTATCTGCTTGGGAACCGTCTTTCCATAAGATTGACGAACAGCCTTCAGGAGAAATTACACTATAGATTGAATACTCCATCATAAGAATTCTGTTTGCAACACCGATGGCAAGAGCACCTCCACTCTGACCTTCGCCTACAACGACGGAAATAATTGGAACGGATAAGCGACTCATAACCATAATGTTTTTAGCAATGGCTTCATTCTGGCCACGTTCTTCTGCTTCAAGGCCTGGATAAGCGCCAGGTGTGTCAATAAAAGTTACGATTGGAAGGCCAAAGCGTTCAGCTAAAGCCATTACACGTAAAGCTTTTCTATAACCTTCGGGTTTTGGCATACCAAAATTTCTTTTCATATTTTCTTTGGTGCCACGTCCTTTTTGGGTTCCTACAACGATAACTCGTCTATTTCTAAATTGAGCAATTCCTGTCACAATAGCTTGGTCGTCCATAAAATTTCTATCACCGTGTAATTCGATAAAATCTGTACACAGTTGATTGATAATATCTAGAGTATAAGGACGGTTTGGATGTCTAGAAAGTTGTGTAATTTGAAAAGAATTTAAATTTGTATAAATTTCTTTAGCAAGAAGTTCGAATTTATTTTCAAGTATAGAAATTTCTTCGTTTAATCCTCTAGTATCCTGCTGTCTATCTGGTATGTGTGCCGATTGTTCAGCAGCGAGACGGAGTTCAGATATTCGTTTTGAAAGTTCATGCAAGGGTTTTTCAAGCTGCAGAATGTCCATAATGTTTTAATCCTCTATAAGTGCTGTTATGTCATAATGTGTACAGCTCAAAATAAAAATTCGAGCATTGTTAATGTAGGTAGCAAAATTGTACGTCTTGGTCAAAATATAAGAGGTTATTTGAGATGAACCAGCAAGAATCTTTCAAACAAATTGATGAGTTCAAAAGAGGTATGCAGGATCTTATCGTGGACACAACGAGCGTCAGTTTTGTCGATGGTGTAAATGGCAGATTGTATTATCGGGGCATTAATATTGCAGAATTATCGGCACATGCAACATTCGAAGAAACAGCTTGGTTACTTCTTTCAGGAAAATTACCTACAAAAAGTAAATTAGAAGGATTCCAATGGGGGCTTCGAAATATGTCGAGAACTCAAGAAAAAGTAATAAGAATAATTGAAGAAATGCCCCAGCTTTCTCCTCCTTTATTGGTTTTACAAACAGGTTTAGCAGCACTCGCGTGTATTGATAGAAGTGAAGATTACTTAGAGGAAGAAAATTATATTGAAAAAGTTATGAGAATTATAGCGCAAAGTCCAGTTGTGTTATCAGCAGCATATAGACATTATTTGGGTGTTCCTTTATTGGAGCCTCGATCGGATTTGAGTTTCGTTGAAAATTTTATTTATATGTTATTTGGGAAAATTCCAACAAAAAACCAAACTCGCTGTATGGAGATAGCATTGATTATTCAAATGGATCATGGTTTTAATTCTTCTACTTTTACAGCAAGATCTGTAGCATCTACGCTCACAAATTTTTATTCAGCTACGAGTGCTGCAGTCGGTGCGTTGAGTGGTTCATTGCATGGTGGTGCGAGTGAATTAGTTGTAGAAATGTTAAATAATGCAAAAAATAGCAATGATGTGGAAAAATATACGAGAGATCTTTTAAAATCAGGATCAAAAATTATGGGTATGGGGCATCGAGTATATAAAACCATTGATCCACGTGCAATTATATTCCGTGATTTATTGTCGCAGTTGACTCCTAAAGATGAGAAAGATAGCGATTTAAAATTATTAACACGTGTAGAGCAAGAAGCTAGAAAGTATTTTGAAGAAAAAATGATGCCAGTTTATGCAAATGTAGATTTTTGGAGCGGTGCTGTATATAAAAAATTAGGTATCCATCCGATTTTATATCCAGCAATATTTGCTGCAGCAAGAATGGTTGGCTGGTGTGCACATATTTTAGAGTTAAGGCAAAATAATAAACTTTATCGTCCTTCATCTCAATATGTTGGAGAAATTAATGTTCCGTATATTCCTCTCGATCAAAGAATTTATTAAAGAATTTAAGGGATTAATAGATGTATTTCCTATATGAAATTTCGCAAAAATTTATTTATTTTGTTTTAAATTTATTAGCAAAATATATTCATAGCAGAAAATTTAAAAAATTTTGTGAGGCTAGGACTTCTCATTATTTTATAAAAAAAATTAAAGAAACAGAAAAGAATTATTTGGAAATTAAAAAAAATAATCCAAATGATTTTCCAGTTTATTGGTTTCATGTAGCCAGCGCTGGAGAAATGGAACAGGCTATACCTATCGCAAGAAAACTCAATCTAAAAATGAATGCTCACTTTTTATTAACTTATTTTTCACCAAGTGCAGAGCCTTTTATAAAGAATTTCCCTGCACTGATTTCAGCATTTTCTTTACCAATTGATGCAAGAAAAAACTATAAAATAATATTTACTACGCTACCAATATTAAAAATATTTTTTGTTAGATACGATATTTGGCCGGCGCTTTTGCATGTAAGTAAAAATTTAAATATAGAAATTAACTTACTTTCAGCTTCTGCGATTAAAACTAAAAAAGGTATATTAGGTATATTGAGTAAGATTTGGAATAGAAAATTTTATAAAAAATTTTCAAATATTTTTGCCGTTACGAAAGAAGATGTAGAATATTTTACACAGTTTTTACCGTTGGATCGAGTTCATTATTCTGGTGATGCAAAATGGTCGCGTGCATATGAAAGAGCAAGTAATTGTAACAAGCGTAAAATAGAAAAAGATTTCTCAATATTTTATTCTTATTGTTTAGCACAAAAAGAGATTTTGAACAAAAAAAATATAGTATTTGGCTCTCCTCATAAGGAAGAAGATAAAATAGCGTTAGATTGCGGACTCATTAAGGATAAAGTGTTTTTAATATATGTACCTCATGATGTAACAGAAGAATCAAATAAAAAAATTATCGATAATTTTAGATTGATGGGGACCAACGCTATTCTTTATAGTGAACTTATTTCAATTATAAAGAATACGGTCAAAAAAGATGAAACTTTTATTCTTGAAGAATTATATGAATTAAATACTCATGACATAAAAAGACAAACGTTGTTTAACAACAACAGTAAAGAATGTAATATTCCGACACATGTACTCTCAGGGTATGAGGTGGTAGTGTTTGATAAAATTGGATATTTAGCTGAAATTTATGAAGTTTCAGATATTGCTATAATTGGCGGAGGGTTTGATGGTCAAATTCACAACGTCTTAGAAGCTGCCGCTCATGGGGTTCCTGTTCTAATTGGGAACCTATTTGTGCGTGCAAGCGAAGCAAAAGAACTTGTTAACAAAGGTGGGGCTATTTCTTTTCAAAATACAAATGAGTTGTTTCAATTTTTGACTCAGTGGGTTAGTTTGGAAGAGCAGGGAACCGACTCACCTCACCCAACGCGAATTTTGGCTCAATCAAAGTCAAAATCGTTGGAACTTTTTAGAAGTATTCCCGATACAAGTGAAATTGTCTTGCAAGCTCTCTTTAACGAGCCATAAATAACTGTGTCTAGCTGATTCCACTTGTGTTTGGATTTTTGAACCTTTTTAAAAAAGAATATGAGTCATGGTCGCTAAGCAATTGGTAATTAACAGCACTTCGTATGAGACGCGCGTAGCTCTTATCGAAGGTGGTCAGGTATCTGAATATTATATTGAACGAAGTCGAGATAGGGGTATAGTCGGAGGAATATATAAGGGAAAAGTTATTCGTGTTTTGCCTGGAATGCAAAGTTGTTTTGTAGATATTGGGTTAGAACGCGCTGCTTTTCTTTATGGTGGTGATATTAAATCTGAAGACTCACAAGAGCTTCCAGAAGGCTTTGATGAAGAAGGCAAGCCAATTCACCATCATCAGCCAGATGAAGATGAAAGTGCAGAAATAAGCGCCCCAAAAAATTTTCAAAAGCAATATAAAATAACCGACCTTGTAAAAGAAGGACAAGAAATTATTGTTCAAGTTGCTAAAGATGCAATTGGAACTAAAGGAGCCAGAGTAACAACGTATTTAAGTTTACCAGGTCGATATGTTGTTTTAATGCCAAGTATTAATCATATCGGTGTCAGTCGTCGTATCTTATCTGAAGAAGAGCGCACACGCTTACGCAACGTTGTACAAAAAATAAAGCCAGAAGGTGCAGGTGTAATCGTAAGAACTGCAAGTGAAAATGTACCTGATGAGAAAATAATTGCCGATATCGATTTTCTTGTTAAGCTTTGGGAAACATTACGTTTAAAAAGTATGAAATCTAAATCTCCATGCCTCGTTCACGAAGATTTAGATTTAGTTTTCCGTGCAACACGTGATCTAATCTCGAGAGATCTCGATCGTATCGTTATAGATGATAAAAAGAGATATGAAGATCTCGTTCGATTTTTGAATCGATTTAGCGTTAAATTAGGTGCGCAGGTTCAATTATTCCAAGGAGACACACAAATATTCGATGCTTTTGGCATTGAACAAGAAGTTTCCCGTGGGTTAGGTTCAAAAGTTTGGTTAAAATCCGGTGGGTATTTAATTATCGAACAAACAGAAGCTTTAACCGCTATAGATGTTAATACAGGTCGATTTGTAGGTAGTAAATCACTAGGTGATACTATTGTAAAAACAAATTTAGAAGCTGTTAAAGAAATCGTTCAACAATTGAGATTAAGAAATATTGGTGGAATAATTATTTTAGATTTTATCGATATGGATCGCAGTGATGATAGAGATAAGGTTTTTCAAGCACTCGTTGAAGAATTAAAAAAAGATAAAGCTAAAACCACGGTGCTTAGAATTTCTGAAATGGGTTTGGTGCAAATGACTCGCAAACGCACTGAAGAAAGTTTAATGCAAAAAATGACTGTGGATTGTCCATATTGTGAAGGAAATGGTCATGTTAAAAGTCCTGCAACAATTTCATATGAAGTTATAAGAGAATTATTAAGAGAATTTAGCCGTTCTAGTAATGAAGGATTTGTTATTAAAGCGCATCCGCATGTATCTGACCGCTTATTAGAAGAGGATAAAATATTCCTTGATGAATTAAAATTAAAATATTCAAAAAAGGTAGTTGTTAAGTCTTTTGTTGAATATCATTTAGAGCATTTCGAAATAGCTCCTATGAGATTTGAATAAAAATTATTTTATTTTTGATCCGCCCATGCAATTAGGTGATTCAATTGTTGTGAAATTTCTTTTTTCCCATTCATTTTGAGTAAAAGTATGCAAAGAGCAGGCTCTAATGATTGAAAATTCTTCTGCAAGTATTTCATTCATAAGACGATGTCTTTTTAATAGAGATAAATTTTCAAATATATTTGTAACAATCTCTATTCTAAAATGTGTTTCAGATCCCTTTGGAACACTGTGCATATAACTTTCATTTTCAACTTTTAAATAACTGGGATTAAATTTATCTTTTAATTTATTTTCAATTGTTGATTGGATGTTCATATTTCACCGTCTTAAGAATAGATTTTAGTTTAAGACTCATTAGGTTGGTGCGGACGGAGAGACTCGAACTCTCACACCATTGGCACTGGCTTCTAAGACCAGCGTGTCTACCAATTTCACCACGTCCGCTCAAGAGGCTTGTGTATATGAGTTTTCCATAGAATACAACTGGATTAACTCATAAAAATAAAAAATCAGCATTTAAACGCTAAAGAACTGAAATGACCTTTGTTTTTTCGAGAACGCTTTTGGACTCGTGGATAAATTTAAAACAGCTATGACTTCTGTACTTTTTTGTGGTGCAACCGTCACTATAAGCGAACTGAGTCTTTCCAATACCATGAATAGACCTAGCCCAGCTCCTGCCGCTTCTTGTTGAAGGCGTATCATGGACTTCTTTTCACTAGCAAATAAAAACTTTAAGTATTTATAAATAGTTGGCTTACTAAAAGAGCCAAATGAATCTCTTACGCCAATTGCTAGATGGGTTCCATCAAAGCTCCATTCAACTTGAACCGTTTCTTGAGGCAGCAAAGCAATGGGAACTCTTCTATCGACTTCTTGCAGTTTAGGGTTAGCATCCCAAATTGCATTCATGAGAAGTTCTTCTTGTACCTCAACAGCAAATTGTGCATAGGCATCGGTGGGGCGTCCCAAAACACTTGAAAGACCTATAACGAATTCGAAAAGAGCATCCCGAAACCACTGTCTTTGATCTGAATGTGATAAAACATACCTATGCACATAAGCTCCATAAGACACACATTTATCAACACCAAAATATTTAGTTTCACGTATTTTTCTAATAGTATTCATTAGTTGTAGGTGTGGCACGTGTTCTTGATTACAAGATAAAACATGTTCAAATTTCATAAGTCCGTTGCTGTCTATAATTTGATCTTTTGTTTCATCATCAACCAGTAACAGGTTTTCAAGTTTGATTGATGGAATCGCTTCATGTTGGATTAATTTTTTTTCATCAATTTTATCTGTAATATATAAAGACTGTTTGCATCCATTTTTTGCTAATAATTTAATTTCATCTATCGTTTTTTCGCCTTCTGCTACGATTGTATTCATTGCACAGCTTTTAAACAGCGCAACAAGTTCTGTACGGTAATGTTCATTTTGAACATCAATAACTGAGTCTAGATTTATGGTGTCAGTATTAGACATATTTGCCTCAATTAGGATTTCAAACTTTCTATAAAATAAAAATAAGACTCAAAATCAACGTCTGACTCAATACTGCATCCTTCTTTTTCACATTTTTTCAAATCATATTCTAATTTTTTCCCTGGTTGAAACTCTTTGCCTGATCTCATTAAGTAAACTTTTTGTTCTCCACAATTTTCGCAATAAGCAGGTATTTGAAAGCTTTCAACTCTAGAGTTATTTGATAAAAATTCTTTCACCATATTGAATTGCATAACTACTGATTGAGGACAGTTTGAATAGATTGGGTTTATTTTTAGTTTTTGTATCCAAGTGATCCATTCTCTTACACCGCAGCTATTAATTGTACGAATGTTGCCTAGGTCAAATTGCACATTTCCAGAGGGCAACCCAAAACCGCTCAGATCACAGGTTTCTGTGATATCTCCGGATATGTGATATATCCCGTCTTTTAATTGCACTTCCACAAATAACCCCCTCTGAAAGACAGATAACAATCAATTTTTACTTATTTAAATCAACTGTTAGACGAAAGGCATAACGTCTGTCTGCAACAATTCCGTTGCTAGCTTGAACTGCCTCTCCAAATGTTGCAAACTCCAATCGTGCAAATATGGTTCTTATCGTT
The sequence above is drawn from the Fluviispira vulneris genome and encodes:
- the cmk gene encoding (d)CMP kinase; its protein translation is MHPDHDLAQKLKVITIDGPAGSGKSTVAKIVATKLGWIYVTTGAIYRSLALLFHEANLKEKDLGSIERFTSFINERYRQESLSGKVFLGEREVTQEIKAPFVSELASVLAQEYSVRKRLLPIQRKVVLNNNGAVVDGRDMGTVVFPDAPLKIFLTASPEERAERRLKELHSNGMKTNINELIKEINERDIRDTNRKIAPLKPAIDAIILDSTKSTQEEIARLILNYAIQKEMIIQKSEI
- a CDS encoding acetyl-CoA carboxylase carboxyltransferase subunit alpha, with amino-acid sequence MDILQLEKPLHELSKRISELRLAAEQSAHIPDRQQDTRGLNEEISILENKFELLAKEIYTNLNSFQITQLSRHPNRPYTLDIINQLCTDFIELHGDRNFMDDQAIVTGIAQFRNRRVIVVGTQKGRGTKENMKRNFGMPKPEGYRKALRVMALAERFGLPIVTFIDTPGAYPGLEAEERGQNEAIAKNIMVMSRLSVPIISVVVGEGQSGGALAIGVANRILMMEYSIYSVISPEGCSSILWKDGSQADRAANILGLTAEVALKNKVIDEIIKEPLGGAHWKTKEAIESIGDAVEKNLVSLSKMSKDELKQDRIKKYFKIGNVQNMPAISPFRVDKAPVAAWDESWEDVESSMGLN
- a CDS encoding citrate/2-methylcitrate synthase, encoding MNQQESFKQIDEFKRGMQDLIVDTTSVSFVDGVNGRLYYRGINIAELSAHATFEETAWLLLSGKLPTKSKLEGFQWGLRNMSRTQEKVIRIIEEMPQLSPPLLVLQTGLAALACIDRSEDYLEEENYIEKVMRIIAQSPVVLSAAYRHYLGVPLLEPRSDLSFVENFIYMLFGKIPTKNQTRCMEIALIIQMDHGFNSSTFTARSVASTLTNFYSATSAAVGALSGSLHGGASELVVEMLNNAKNSNDVEKYTRDLLKSGSKIMGMGHRVYKTIDPRAIIFRDLLSQLTPKDEKDSDLKLLTRVEQEARKYFEEKMMPVYANVDFWSGAVYKKLGIHPILYPAIFAAARMVGWCAHILELRQNNKLYRPSSQYVGEINVPYIPLDQRIY
- a CDS encoding 3-deoxy-D-manno-octulosonic acid transferase, with amino-acid sequence MYFLYEISQKFIYFVLNLLAKYIHSRKFKKFCEARTSHYFIKKIKETEKNYLEIKKNNPNDFPVYWFHVASAGEMEQAIPIARKLNLKMNAHFLLTYFSPSAEPFIKNFPALISAFSLPIDARKNYKIIFTTLPILKIFFVRYDIWPALLHVSKNLNIEINLLSASAIKTKKGILGILSKIWNRKFYKKFSNIFAVTKEDVEYFTQFLPLDRVHYSGDAKWSRAYERASNCNKRKIEKDFSIFYSYCLAQKEILNKKNIVFGSPHKEEDKIALDCGLIKDKVFLIYVPHDVTEESNKKIIDNFRLMGTNAILYSELISIIKNTVKKDETFILEELYELNTHDIKRQTLFNNNSKECNIPTHVLSGYEVVVFDKIGYLAEIYEVSDIAIIGGGFDGQIHNVLEAAAHGVPVLIGNLFVRASEAKELVNKGGAISFQNTNELFQFLTQWVSLEEQGTDSPHPTRILAQSKSKSLELFRSIPDTSEIVLQALFNEP
- a CDS encoding Rne/Rng family ribonuclease, yielding MVAKQLVINSTSYETRVALIEGGQVSEYYIERSRDRGIVGGIYKGKVIRVLPGMQSCFVDIGLERAAFLYGGDIKSEDSQELPEGFDEEGKPIHHHQPDEDESAEISAPKNFQKQYKITDLVKEGQEIIVQVAKDAIGTKGARVTTYLSLPGRYVVLMPSINHIGVSRRILSEEERTRLRNVVQKIKPEGAGVIVRTASENVPDEKIIADIDFLVKLWETLRLKSMKSKSPCLVHEDLDLVFRATRDLISRDLDRIVIDDKKRYEDLVRFLNRFSVKLGAQVQLFQGDTQIFDAFGIEQEVSRGLGSKVWLKSGGYLIIEQTEALTAIDVNTGRFVGSKSLGDTIVKTNLEAVKEIVQQLRLRNIGGIIILDFIDMDRSDDRDKVFQALVEELKKDKAKTTVLRISEMGLVQMTRKRTEESLMQKMTVDCPYCEGNGHVKSPATISYEVIRELLREFSRSSNEGFVIKAHPHVSDRLLEEDKIFLDELKLKYSKKVVVKSFVEYHLEHFEIAPMRFE
- a CDS encoding BolA family protein yields the protein MNIQSTIENKLKDKFNPSYLKVENESYMHSVPKGSETHFRIEIVTNIFENLSLLKRHRLMNEILAEEFSIIRACSLHTFTQNEWEKRNFTTIESPNCMGGSKIK